In Pyricularia oryzae 70-15 chromosome 2, whole genome shotgun sequence, one genomic interval encodes:
- a CDS encoding nuclear envelope pore membrane protein POM 121, which produces MTTPERRQSGWWGSISGGLFGSAAKRRSEPERIEPRPEPTRLNVPARNSILENGAHHDTPRPRVSFQEDDRATSPESPAKRASAAQMATRKIFERPQGPSSKLSSSTVRATNFSAVASPRPMFRASSAAPEGGRFQFTPRAGTPARPTNNAFRTTTTATSAPTPSRDFRASTTESISRGMAKVPPSELFSMKIPEPPANLTGEELARRIPQNPNRVGSIYADEYLSDLCPKDFNETQRKQFFCILDLRRLKYASDEIYIKKDWRFNILNFAKEYEKSRSLIMLRYGLYEFKSIKPSQEVVSKWKASHGIPLDDEEDDTSVPSAALTRPNGTEGILSRGKRKASDEPSQSKRARGTEREPLSETATPALNKGSKKRMADDDGENPPAKSQKSAPATSKTPSATKKFFEQVANSKPTSSPYITVEPPSASKPKPAFSSAFGATSNSSTTKSIFEASASSKSTSGKLGAKSNIFGHLSDTGSAQASGAENDAEDENDSEDDAQEASQSDDQSGAASGGVATPQPDGDLFGKKRSAGGPFVSSSTSSEAGDAQSGPSLFDRVTKGDDGKPKRIFSSSTSAVASPATTKPASDNEKAPSPVKPQQPLGGNQTWSVDSPIKFAAAPSTSSSLFGSASAAAKSSATGQDLTTSNAAPKLFSFDSKPAETGAGSTPKFGTSGAGSTTSSLFGAKTNGSTPEASKESKTTEATPSAAPAQKAPHPMFGAVPGQESKPSFTVPGQSDSKPVFGAAKPLFGADPSGSESAKPMFGAATASDKPKADPSPLFGSKTAASAPQASSLFGSTASTPNPPSSLGSSQEAPKPLFGQAAAKDAPAPSFSFGAKQDTPKPLFGQEGAKDTPKPTFSFGDSSQKPQAPSLFGAAGGQSTPATPAFGAPKRSAESEETGEPQAKRSMFGSAAPAATPNPPTSLFGNTATPAAATTTPSLFGGAATADNNTPAPSFTFGGAAEKASSSTPLFGANSTAGASTPSFSFGAGAANGTSTPSFSFGGGATQNGASTPAPSFNFGAAGQTNGQASNQNSTLFGTSVSAPSSFTFGAGGGGDKAFNNPFASGGGGDAAGSVSFNFGASSAQPAPTGGSSGMFNFSSGGANGASTPVFSFGGGQTNGTTPNPGNAAAGGSIFNLAPPVGGTSTGTNTPFTFGGASSLATTPAAGTPEPAATGDADGQKADGDEEPQAQINLTEGGPGEEDEVVVFEVRAKALKLINKADESDEEGAKKDDKKSPWKTMGVGPFRLLKHKTTDAVRILLRGEPRGNVVMNKLLLHNFDYKTEPGDKYVKVTTAKDGGGLETWMLQVKDKTKGKELAAALTKHKEANKPKD; this is translated from the exons ATGACCACTCCCGAGAGAAGGCAAAGCGGTTGGTGGGGAAGCATATCTGGTGGTCTCTTTGGTTCTGCCGCTAAGCGCCGCAGTGAACCTGAGAGGATCGAACCCAGACCCGAGCCTACGCGACTCAATGTCCCAGCGAGAAATTCGATCCTCGAGAATGGCGCACATCACGATACGCCGCGACCGCGCGTTTCCTTCCAGGAGGACGACCGGGCCACATCCCCAGAGAGCCCAGCCAAGCGCGCCTCGGCTGCGCAGATGGCTACCCGCAAAATTTTTGAGCGCCCACAGGGCCCCTCGAGCAAGCTCTCAAGCAGTACTGTGAGGGCAACAAATTTCTCAGCTGTTGCATCGCCGCGTCCTATGTTCAGGGCCTCTTCAGCTGCACCGGAAGGCGGCAGGTTCCAGTTTACGCCCCGAGCTGGTACGCCCGCTAGGCCTACCAACAATGCTTTCCGCACCACTACCACCGCGACCTCCGCTCCAACACCCAGCCGTGATTTCCGCGCGTCTACCACCGAGAGCATCAGCCGCGGCATGGCCAAAGTGCCTCCGAGTGAGCTCTTCTCCATGAAGATCCCGGAGCCTCCTGCGAACTTGACCGGCGAGGAGCTTGCAAGGCGCATCCCGCAGAACCCCAACAGGGTTGGATCGATCTACGCCGACGAGTACCTTTCGGATCTTTGTCCTAAAGACTTCAACGAGACTCAGAGGAAGCAGTTCTTTTGTATTTTGGACctgcgccggctgaaatatgcATCTGATGAGATCTACATCAAGAAGGACTGGCGGTTCAACATTCTCAACTTTGCAAAGGAGTACGAGAAAAGCAGGAGTCTGATCATGTTGCGGTACGGACTTTACGAATTCAAGAGCATCAAGCCTTCGCAAGAAGTGGTGTCTAAGTGGAAGGCCTCGCATGGCATTCCTCTCGATGACGAAGAGGATGACACTTCAGTCCCATCCGCAGCATTAACGCGTCCCAACGGCACCGAAGGTATTCTGTCGCGCGGCAAACGCAAGGCCTCGGACGAGCCATCGCAAAGCAAGCGAGCTCGTGGAACCGAACGCGAACCTCTATCCGAGACTGCTACACCTGCTCTGAACAAGGGCAGCAAAAAACGCATGGCAGACGATGACGGCGAGAACCCCCCAGCTAAATCACAAAAGTCTGCGCCCGCTACCTCAAAGACGCCATCGGCAACCAAAAAGTTCTTCGAACAGGTCGCCAATAGCAAGCCTACGTCATCACCATACATCACTGTTGAGCCCCCTTCGGCGTCGAAGCCTAAGCCGGCGTTCTCGTCGGCCTTTGGTGCCACTTCTAACAGCTCGACGACCAAGTCGATCTTCGAGGCTAGCGCCTCTTCCAAGTCGACGTCCGGAAAGCTTGGCGCTAAGTCCAATATATTCGGTCACCTGTCCGATACGGGATCAGCCCAGGCGAGCGGAGCTGAGAACGACGCCGAAGATGAGAACGACTCCGAGGATGATGCTCAGGAGGCTAGCCAAAGCGACGACCAGAGCGGTGCAGCTAGTGGAGGTGTCGCGACGCCTCAGCCTGACGGTGATTTGTTTGGCAAAAAGCGCTCTGCCGGTGGTCCATTCGTGTCCTCTTCCACGTCTTCCGAGGCCGGTGATGCTCAATCGGGCCCAAGCCTCTTTGACCGTGTCACAAAAGGCGATGATGGGAAGCCCAAACGCATCTTTTCATCCAGCACAAGTGCTGTAGCTTCACCAGCTACAACCAAGCCTGCGTCAGATAACGAGAAGGCACCCAGCCCTGTCAAGCCGCAGCAACCACTGGGTGGCAACCAGACATGGTCGGTTGATTCTCCCATCAAGTTTGCTGCTGCCCCGTCAACTTCAAGCTCTTTGTTCGGATCAGCTTCCGCAGCTGCCAAGTCTTCAGCTACCGGCCAAGATTTGACTACCAGCAACGCAGCACCGAAGCTTTTTAGCTTTGACTCCAAACCCGCCGAGACAGGCGCAGGCTCTACTCCTAAATTCGGTACTTCTGGTGCTGGTTCAACAACTTCAAGCCTTTTCGGTGCCAAAACCAATGGATCGACCCCCGAGGCCAGCAAGGAATCGAAGACAACTGAGGCAACGCCATCAGCAGCGCCCGCCCAGAAAGCACCCCATCCCATGTTTGGCGCCGTACCAGGCCAGGAATCTAAGCCTTCCTTTACCGTTCCGGGACAGTCAGATTCCAAACCAGTTTTCGGTGCTGCAAAGCCCCTGTTCGGTGCCGACCCTAGCGGATCAGAGTCTGCAAAGCCCATGTTCGGCGCAGCTACTGCGTCAGACAAACCCAAGGCCGATCCTAGTCCCCTCTTTGGCTCAAAAACTGCGGCGTCTGCACCCCAAGCATCATCGCTGTTTGGCTCGACAGCGTCAACACCGAACCCCCCCTCCAGCCTTGGATCATCGCAGGAAGCACCCAAGCCTCTGTTTGGACAGGCCGCTGCCAAGGATGCGCCTGCGCCCTCATTCAGCTTTGGTGCAAAGCAAGACACGCCCAAGCCTCTCTTTGGGCAGGAAGGCGCAAAGGATACGCCCAAGCCTACATTCAGCTTTGGGGATAGTTCGCAAAAGCCGCAGGCGCCAAGTCTTTTCGGCGCTGCTGGCGGTCAGAGCACTCCTGCAACCCCGGCCTTTGGAGCCCCCAAGAGGAGTGCTGAGTCGGAAGAGACCGGAGAGCCTCAAGCCAAGCGCAGCATGTTTGGTAGTGCCGCTCCAGCCGCGACCCCGAATCCACCAACATCGCTCTTCGGAAATACTGCAACCCCGGCAGCGGCTACGACCACACCATCTCTCTTCGGCGGTGCTGCTACTGCGGACAACAACACACCAGCACCAAGCTTCACCTTTGGTGGCGCGGCAGAGAAGGCTTCATCATCAACACCCTTGTTTGGAGCCAACTCGACTGCAGGCGCCTCGACGCCATCTTTCTCATTCGGCGCTGGTGCTGCCAATGGGACGTCCACGCCATCATTCAGCTTTGGTGGAGGTGCCACCCAGAATGGCGCATCTACACCAGCTCCTTCGTTCAACTTTGGTGCTGCGGGCCAGACCAACGGCCAGGCTTCTAACCAGAACTCGACCTTGTTCGGAACTAGTGTCTCCGCCCCAAGCTCATTCACttttggtgctggcggtggaGGCGACAAAGCTTTCAACAACCCCTTCGCcagcggtggtggcggcgatgCTGCTGGATCGGTGAGCTTCAACTTTGGGGCCTCGAGCGCCCAGCCGGCACCTACTGGGGGTTCATCGGGCATGTTCAACTTTTCCAGCGGCGGTGCGAACGGAGCGTCCACTCCGGTCTTCAGCTTCGGAGGCGGTCAGACCAATGGTACTACCCCTAATCCCGGAAATGCCGCGGCAGGCGGCTCGATCTTCAACTTAGCTCCTCCCGTGGGCGGCACCTCAACAGGTACTA ACACCCCTTTTACTTTCGGAGGAGCTTCAAGCCTGGCTACCACGCCGGCTGCTGGCACGCCAGAGCCAGCTGCCACTGGTGATGCAGATGGACAGAAGGCTGACGGGGACGAGGAACCACAGGCGCAAATCAATCTTACAGAAGGAGGGCCgggcgaggaggacgaggtcGTCGTTTTTGAAGTACGGGCTAAGGCTCTAAAGCTCATTAACAAGGCTGACGAGTCGGACGAAGAAGGCGCGAAGAAGGACGATAAGAAGTCGCCCTGGAAGACGATGGGTGTCGGCCCGTTCAGGCTGCTCAAGCACAAGACTACGGATgcagtgcgaattcttctgAGAGGGGAGCCGCGCGGCAACGTAGTCATGAACAAGTTGCTCCTGCACAATTTCGATTACAAGACGGAGCCGGGCGACAAATACGTCAAGGTGACTACCGCCAAGGATGGAGGCGGCCTGGAGACGTGGATGTTGCAAGTCAAAGACAAAACCAAGGGCAAAGAGCTGGCTGCTGCGCTGACGAAACACAAGGAGGCCAACAAGCCCAAGGACTAG
- a CDS encoding cell division control protein 50, with the protein MAGGGSIGTNGHADSINSHDDDSKKQDKKKSKRPANTAFRQQRLKAWQPILTPKTVLPLFFAIGVIFAPIGGGLLYASTTVRMISLDYTNCATQGGDNKFENMPSGLVKTQFGSSNQVNPPQWSRSTKKMKFSTNTDPNQNDTDVSVCTLQFTLPENMYPPVLMYYTLTNFYQNHRRYVSSFYDKQLKGDKVDINAVRSSPCTPLTVDSNNKAYYPCGLIANSMFNDTISEPVLLNSNSAEAKNGSEVYKMANNSNIAWPSDADLYGKFPSDMNIDDVVPPPNWRKQYGDKYTKETVPDLKTWQAFQVWMRTAGLPNFSKLYRRNDTAPMREGTYQVEIESHWPADAYRGTKSLLITTRTIIGGRNPFLGIAYIVVGGICIILGVIFTATHLIKPRKLGDHTYLSWNNAPAPKKGAAGAPPSTAQTSGRDYGGRAEA; encoded by the exons atggccggcggcggctccATCGGCACCAACGGGCATGCGGACTCGATTAATTCGCACGATGACGATTCCAAGAAacaagacaagaagaagagcaaGAGGCCAGCCA ACACGGCCTTCAGGCAACAACGTTTGAAGGCATGGCA GCCAATTCTCACTCCAAAAACGGTTCTGCCGTTATTCTTTGCCATCGGCGTCATTTTTGCCCCAATAGGAGGTGGGCTTTTGTACGCCAGCACTACA GTGAGAATGATATCGCTCGACTACACCAACTGTGCGACTCAGGGGGGTGACAACAAGTTCGAAAACATGCCTTCTGGTCTGGTCAAGACACAATTCGGGTCGAGTAATCAAGTCAATCCTCCTCAGTGGAGCAGGTCAACGAAGAAGATGAAGTTCAGCACAAACACGGATCCGAATCAGAACGATACCGATGTTTCTGTCTGCACTCTGCAGTTTACACTCCCTGAAAACATGTACCCTCCGGTCCTGATGTACTACACCCTCACCAACTTCTATCAAAACCACCGCCGCTATGTCAGCAGTTTCTACGACAAACAACTCAAGGGAGACAAAGTGGACATCAATGCTGTTCGTTCCTCGCCGTGCACGCCCTTGACGGTTGACTCTAACAACAAAGCGTACTATCCCTGCGGACTGATCGCGAACTCCATGTTCAATGACACCATCTCCGAGCCCGTTCTGCTGAACTCCAACTCCGCTGAGGcgaagaatggctctgaagTCTATAAAATGGCCAACAATTCGAACATTGCCTGGCCCTCTGATGCAGACTTGTATGGAAAGTTCCCGTCCGATATGAACATTGATGACGTCGTCCCTCCGCCCAACTGGAGGAAGCAGTATGGCGACAAATATACGAAGGAAACCGTGCCAGATTTGAAAACATGGCAAGCCTTCCAGGTATGGATGAGAACTGCAGGTCTGCCTAACTTTAGCAAGCTGTACCGCCGCAACGATACCGCACCTATGCGTGAGGGTACCTATCAGGTTGAGATCGAGAGCC ATTGGCCTGCCGATGCTTACCGCGGTACAAAATCGCTGCTGATCACCACAAGGACCATTATTGGTGGCAGGAATCCGTTTTTGGGTATTGCCTACATCGTCGTGGGCGGAATCTGTATCATACTGGGTGTCATCTTTACTGCTACTCACTTGATCAAGCCGAG GAAATTGGGCGACCACACCTATCTTTCATGGAACAACGCTCCGGCCCCGAAGAAGGGTGCCGCCGGAGCCCCACCAAGCACGGCACAGACATCGGGACGCGATTACGGCGGAAGGGCCGAGGCATAG
- a CDS encoding cAMP-dependent protein kinase regulatory subunit, whose translation MSASGFTSPFGANSNPFGSPEERRGVAGSIQPVLEEEEADGIGSEPISFKSPGFRAPFGGGDANSEGPPSSRPQNPDGYPAQYNFARRTSVSAESLKPIADSYDNWTPPFHPKSAEQLDRLKKAIQGNFLFSHLDDEQSAQILGALVEKPIPAKDIKVIVQGDAGDYFYVVEKGKFSVHVNSSGVMQAGTQGLGDHVGTIEAGGSFGELALMYNAPRAATVMSAEPNCVLWALDRVTFRRILMESTFSRRRMYENFLEEVPILSTLTAYERSKIADALETQKYPPGTVVIKEGDPGEDFYLLECGEAEAFKAGIDQPVKLYKKGDFFGELALLNDAPRAASVVSKTEVKVAALGKSAFQRLLGPVEPIMRRTRYDAIKTGVEEMDPLQAA comes from the exons ATGTCGGCCAGCGGCTTCACCAGTCCATTCGGGGCCAATTCAAACCCCTTTGGATCGCCGGAAGAAAGGAGAGGTGTGGCCGGATCTATCCAACCTGTACtagaagaggaggaggccgaCGGAATCGGCAGTGAACCCATCTCATTCAAAAGCCCTGGATTCCGGGCACCTTTCGGTGGAGGTGACGCAAACTCGGAGGGACCGCCATCCTCCAGGCCACAGAACCCGGATGGGTATCCAGCCCAGTACAACTTTGCAAGGAGAACGTCAGTCTCGGCCGAGTCACTGAAGCCGATTGCTGATTCATATGACAACTGGACCCCGCCCTTCCACCCAAAGAGTGCCGAACAGCTGGACAGGCTTAAGAAGGCCATACAAGGCAACTTCCTTTTTAGTCACTTGGACGATGAGCAAAGTGCTCAAATTCTTGGCGCTTTGGTGGAAAAGCCCATCCCTGCCAAGGACATCAAG GTAATCGTCCAAGGCGATGCTGGTGACTATTTCTACGTTGTTGAGAAAGGCAAGTTCAGCGTCCATGTCAACTCCAGCGGCGTGATGCAAGCGGGAACCCAAGGCCTGGGCGATCACGTCGGTACCATCGAGGCAGGGGGCTCTTTCGGCGAGCTGGCGCTCATGTACAATGCACCACGAGCGGCTACAGTCATGTCAGCTGAGCCCAACTGTGTTCTTTGGGCTTTGGACCGAGTGACTTTCCGCCGCATCCTCATGGAGTCGACATTTTCACGTCGCCGGATGTACGAGAACTTCCTGGAAGAGGTTCCCATCTTGTCTACGTTGACAGCATACGAGCGATCAAAGATTGCTGATGCACTTGAGACGCAAAAATACCCTCCTGGCACAGTTGTAATCAAAGAGGGCGATCCAGGCGAAGACTTCTACCTCCTTGAGTGCGGCGAGGCTGAAGCTTTTAAAGCTGGGATTGACCAACCCGTGAAGCTCTATAAGAAGGGTGACTTCTTTGGAGAACTTGCTCTGCTAAACGATGCACCGCGCGCTGCAAGTGTGGTGAGCAAGACCGAGGTCAAGGTAGCAGCACTGGGGAAGTCGGCATTCCAAAGACTCCTTGGGCCAGTGGAGCCAATTATGAGGCGCACAAGATATGACGCAATCAAAACCGGCGTCGAGGAAATGGATCCACTACAGGCTGCCTAA
- a CDS encoding fatty acid-binding protein has protein sequence MSVASDKFPASAVFDALNSILSDPETKKDAMKTGKGVYAFTLKNSAGETESWHIDLMEKGQVAKGLGNKPNVTLAMNDEDLAAMAMGQANAQKLFMSGKLKIKGDIMRATKLDGIMKKAQTKANL, from the exons ATGTCTGTTGCCAGCG ACAAGTTCCccgcctcggccgtcttTGACGCGCTCAACTCCATCCTGTCCGACCCGGAGACCAAGAAGGATGCCATGAAGACCGGCAAGGGCGTATACGCCTTCACTCTCAAGAACTCTGCTGGCGAGACCGAGAGCTGGCACATTGACCTTATGGAGAAGGGTCAGGTTGCCAAGGGTCTCGGCAACAAGCCCAATG TCACCCTGGCCATGAATGATGAGGACCTGGCTGCTATGGCTATGGGCCAGGCCAACGCTCAGAAGCTCTTCATGAGCGGAAAGCTCAAGATCAAGGGTGACATCATGAGGGCGACCAAGCTGGATGGCATCATGAAGAAGGCCCAGACCAAGGCCAACCTGTAA
- a CDS encoding nuclear envelope pore membrane protein POM 121, variant, giving the protein MTTPERRQSGWWGSISGGLFGSAAKRRSEPERIEPRPEPTRLNVPARNSILENGAHHDTPRPRVSFQEDDRATSPESPAKRASAAQMATRKIFERPQGPSSKLSSSTVRATNFSAVASPRPMFRASSAAPEGGRFQFTPRAGTPARPTNNAFRTTTTATSAPTPSRDFRASTTESISRGMAKVPPSELFSMKIPEPPANLTGEELARRIPQNPNRVGSIYADEYLSDLCPKDFNETQRKQFFCILDLRRLKYASDEIYIKKDWRFNILNFAKEYEKSRSLIMLRYGLYEFKSIKPSQEVVSKWKASHGIPLDDEEDDTSVPSAALTRPNGTEGILSRGKRKASDEPSQSKRARGTEREPLSETATPALNKGSKKRMADDDGENPPAKSQKSAPATSKTPSATKKFFEQVANSKPTSSPYITVEPPSASKPKPAFSSAFGATSNSSTTKSIFEASASSKSTSGKLGAKSNIFGHLSDTGSAQASGAENDAEDENDSEDDAQEASQSDDQSGAASGGVATPQPDGDLFGKKRSAGGPFVSSSTSSEAGDAQSGPSLFDRVTKGDDGKPKRIFSSSTSAVASPATTKPASDNEKAPSPVKPQQPLGGNQTWSVDSPIKFAAAPSTSSSLFGSASAAAKSSATGQDLTTSNAAPKLFSFDSKPAETGAGSTPKFGTSGAGSTTSSLFGAKTNGSTPEASKESKTTEATPSAAPAQKAPHPMFGAVPGQESKPSFTVPGQSDSKPVFGAAKPLFGADPSGSESAKPMFGAATASDKPKADPSPLFGSKTAASAPQASSLFGSTASTPNPPSSLGSSQEAPKPLFGQAAAKDAPAPSFSFGAKQDTPKPLFGQEGAKDTPKPTFSFGDSSQKPQAPSLFGAAGGQSTPATPAFGAPKRSAESEETGEPQAKRSMFGSAAPAATPNPPTSLFGNTATPAAATTTPSLFGGAATADNNTPAPSFTFGGAAEKASSSTPLFGANSTAGASTPSFSFGAGAANGTSTPSFSFGGGATQNGASTPAPSFNFGAAGQTNGQASNQNSTLFGTSVSAPSSFTFGAGGGGDKAFNNPFASGGGGDAAGSVSFNFGASSAQPAPTGGSSGMFNFSSGGANGASTPVFSFGGGQTNGTTPNPGNAAAGGSIFNLAPPVGGTSTGTSANQSYRRRAGRGGRGRRF; this is encoded by the exons ATGACCACTCCCGAGAGAAGGCAAAGCGGTTGGTGGGGAAGCATATCTGGTGGTCTCTTTGGTTCTGCCGCTAAGCGCCGCAGTGAACCTGAGAGGATCGAACCCAGACCCGAGCCTACGCGACTCAATGTCCCAGCGAGAAATTCGATCCTCGAGAATGGCGCACATCACGATACGCCGCGACCGCGCGTTTCCTTCCAGGAGGACGACCGGGCCACATCCCCAGAGAGCCCAGCCAAGCGCGCCTCGGCTGCGCAGATGGCTACCCGCAAAATTTTTGAGCGCCCACAGGGCCCCTCGAGCAAGCTCTCAAGCAGTACTGTGAGGGCAACAAATTTCTCAGCTGTTGCATCGCCGCGTCCTATGTTCAGGGCCTCTTCAGCTGCACCGGAAGGCGGCAGGTTCCAGTTTACGCCCCGAGCTGGTACGCCCGCTAGGCCTACCAACAATGCTTTCCGCACCACTACCACCGCGACCTCCGCTCCAACACCCAGCCGTGATTTCCGCGCGTCTACCACCGAGAGCATCAGCCGCGGCATGGCCAAAGTGCCTCCGAGTGAGCTCTTCTCCATGAAGATCCCGGAGCCTCCTGCGAACTTGACCGGCGAGGAGCTTGCAAGGCGCATCCCGCAGAACCCCAACAGGGTTGGATCGATCTACGCCGACGAGTACCTTTCGGATCTTTGTCCTAAAGACTTCAACGAGACTCAGAGGAAGCAGTTCTTTTGTATTTTGGACctgcgccggctgaaatatgcATCTGATGAGATCTACATCAAGAAGGACTGGCGGTTCAACATTCTCAACTTTGCAAAGGAGTACGAGAAAAGCAGGAGTCTGATCATGTTGCGGTACGGACTTTACGAATTCAAGAGCATCAAGCCTTCGCAAGAAGTGGTGTCTAAGTGGAAGGCCTCGCATGGCATTCCTCTCGATGACGAAGAGGATGACACTTCAGTCCCATCCGCAGCATTAACGCGTCCCAACGGCACCGAAGGTATTCTGTCGCGCGGCAAACGCAAGGCCTCGGACGAGCCATCGCAAAGCAAGCGAGCTCGTGGAACCGAACGCGAACCTCTATCCGAGACTGCTACACCTGCTCTGAACAAGGGCAGCAAAAAACGCATGGCAGACGATGACGGCGAGAACCCCCCAGCTAAATCACAAAAGTCTGCGCCCGCTACCTCAAAGACGCCATCGGCAACCAAAAAGTTCTTCGAACAGGTCGCCAATAGCAAGCCTACGTCATCACCATACATCACTGTTGAGCCCCCTTCGGCGTCGAAGCCTAAGCCGGCGTTCTCGTCGGCCTTTGGTGCCACTTCTAACAGCTCGACGACCAAGTCGATCTTCGAGGCTAGCGCCTCTTCCAAGTCGACGTCCGGAAAGCTTGGCGCTAAGTCCAATATATTCGGTCACCTGTCCGATACGGGATCAGCCCAGGCGAGCGGAGCTGAGAACGACGCCGAAGATGAGAACGACTCCGAGGATGATGCTCAGGAGGCTAGCCAAAGCGACGACCAGAGCGGTGCAGCTAGTGGAGGTGTCGCGACGCCTCAGCCTGACGGTGATTTGTTTGGCAAAAAGCGCTCTGCCGGTGGTCCATTCGTGTCCTCTTCCACGTCTTCCGAGGCCGGTGATGCTCAATCGGGCCCAAGCCTCTTTGACCGTGTCACAAAAGGCGATGATGGGAAGCCCAAACGCATCTTTTCATCCAGCACAAGTGCTGTAGCTTCACCAGCTACAACCAAGCCTGCGTCAGATAACGAGAAGGCACCCAGCCCTGTCAAGCCGCAGCAACCACTGGGTGGCAACCAGACATGGTCGGTTGATTCTCCCATCAAGTTTGCTGCTGCCCCGTCAACTTCAAGCTCTTTGTTCGGATCAGCTTCCGCAGCTGCCAAGTCTTCAGCTACCGGCCAAGATTTGACTACCAGCAACGCAGCACCGAAGCTTTTTAGCTTTGACTCCAAACCCGCCGAGACAGGCGCAGGCTCTACTCCTAAATTCGGTACTTCTGGTGCTGGTTCAACAACTTCAAGCCTTTTCGGTGCCAAAACCAATGGATCGACCCCCGAGGCCAGCAAGGAATCGAAGACAACTGAGGCAACGCCATCAGCAGCGCCCGCCCAGAAAGCACCCCATCCCATGTTTGGCGCCGTACCAGGCCAGGAATCTAAGCCTTCCTTTACCGTTCCGGGACAGTCAGATTCCAAACCAGTTTTCGGTGCTGCAAAGCCCCTGTTCGGTGCCGACCCTAGCGGATCAGAGTCTGCAAAGCCCATGTTCGGCGCAGCTACTGCGTCAGACAAACCCAAGGCCGATCCTAGTCCCCTCTTTGGCTCAAAAACTGCGGCGTCTGCACCCCAAGCATCATCGCTGTTTGGCTCGACAGCGTCAACACCGAACCCCCCCTCCAGCCTTGGATCATCGCAGGAAGCACCCAAGCCTCTGTTTGGACAGGCCGCTGCCAAGGATGCGCCTGCGCCCTCATTCAGCTTTGGTGCAAAGCAAGACACGCCCAAGCCTCTCTTTGGGCAGGAAGGCGCAAAGGATACGCCCAAGCCTACATTCAGCTTTGGGGATAGTTCGCAAAAGCCGCAGGCGCCAAGTCTTTTCGGCGCTGCTGGCGGTCAGAGCACTCCTGCAACCCCGGCCTTTGGAGCCCCCAAGAGGAGTGCTGAGTCGGAAGAGACCGGAGAGCCTCAAGCCAAGCGCAGCATGTTTGGTAGTGCCGCTCCAGCCGCGACCCCGAATCCACCAACATCGCTCTTCGGAAATACTGCAACCCCGGCAGCGGCTACGACCACACCATCTCTCTTCGGCGGTGCTGCTACTGCGGACAACAACACACCAGCACCAAGCTTCACCTTTGGTGGCGCGGCAGAGAAGGCTTCATCATCAACACCCTTGTTTGGAGCCAACTCGACTGCAGGCGCCTCGACGCCATCTTTCTCATTCGGCGCTGGTGCTGCCAATGGGACGTCCACGCCATCATTCAGCTTTGGTGGAGGTGCCACCCAGAATGGCGCATCTACACCAGCTCCTTCGTTCAACTTTGGTGCTGCGGGCCAGACCAACGGCCAGGCTTCTAACCAGAACTCGACCTTGTTCGGAACTAGTGTCTCCGCCCCAAGCTCATTCACttttggtgctggcggtggaGGCGACAAAGCTTTCAACAACCCCTTCGCcagcggtggtggcggcgatgCTGCTGGATCGGTGAGCTTCAACTTTGGGGCCTCGAGCGCCCAGCCGGCACCTACTGGGGGTTCATCGGGCATGTTCAACTTTTCCAGCGGCGGTGCGAACGGAGCGTCCACTCCGGTCTTCAGCTTCGGAGGCGGTCAGACCAATGGTACTACCCCTAATCCCGGAAATGCCGCGGCAGGCGGCTCGATCTTCAACTTAGCTCCTCCCGTGGGCGGCACCTCAACAGGTACTA GCGCAAATCAATCTTACAGAAGGAGGGCCgggcgaggaggacgaggtcGTCGTTTTTGA